A stretch of the Halorussus lipolyticus genome encodes the following:
- a CDS encoding cobalt-factor II C(20)-methyltransferase gives MTLYGVGLGPGDADLVTVRGKRVLDSADVVYSPGRLSRSVAEKCVPESKIADLDFPMTRDPDELRSAWKDAAGEIAPRATDGDAAFVTLGDPNVYSTFGHLRRTMDAFHPEVVLEIVPGVSAVTAFATALGVEIDAGAGLALKEASRGRSPTGPDRMVLFKVTDAPATHEGLAQAGYDVTYGRRLYMEQGETTVTSDPDEIAERDYYTLAYAEKRGIEKDRATAEFEQSAETEEGSA, from the coding sequence GACTCCGCCGACGTGGTGTACTCGCCCGGCAGACTCTCGCGGTCGGTGGCAGAGAAGTGCGTCCCCGAGTCGAAAATCGCGGACCTCGACTTTCCGATGACCCGCGACCCCGACGAACTCCGGAGCGCGTGGAAGGACGCCGCCGGGGAAATCGCCCCGCGAGCGACGGACGGCGACGCCGCGTTCGTCACCCTCGGCGACCCAAACGTCTACTCCACTTTCGGCCACCTCCGGCGGACGATGGACGCCTTCCACCCCGAGGTGGTCCTCGAAATCGTCCCCGGCGTGAGCGCGGTGACGGCGTTCGCCACCGCGCTGGGCGTCGAAATCGACGCCGGGGCGGGTCTCGCGCTGAAGGAGGCCTCCCGAGGACGCTCCCCGACCGGCCCGGACCGGATGGTCCTGTTCAAAGTCACCGACGCGCCGGCGACCCACGAGGGCCTCGCGCAAGCGGGCTACGACGTGACCTACGGTCGCCGACTCTACATGGAGCAGGGCGAGACGACTGTCACCAGCGACCCAGACGAGATAGCCGAACGCGATTACTACACCCTCGCCTACGCCGAGAAGCGCGGTATCGAGAAGGACCGCGCCACGGCCGAGTTCGAGCAGTCAGCGGAAACCGAGGAGGGGTCGGCGTGA